A window of the Helianthus annuus cultivar XRQ/B chromosome 4, HanXRQr2.0-SUNRISE, whole genome shotgun sequence genome harbors these coding sequences:
- the LOC110929609 gene encoding uncharacterized protein LOC110929609 isoform X2: protein MRWVYISEEKVRDSHFSSFLLHLFSQKLFESSKCSSFLQDFFKSSNFLQAFFPDPPSKMSEEHQEAPVSEEGPVPVLRWDLGLFEQIVRSFRFPPEWDARYPAQGQTAADAPPGYITLYEDFFLQGNFRLPATNFLGSILSYYNFHISQMSPPGMVRVRHFEFLCRSHGIEPSVDKFRAFYQLQRTMGFFSFASRGAAKKILLNPPKSFHDWKPKFFFIREEVLPIAMPFREWTEVISKEDLPIPKTARWYQQLTPTPNRVFGESVLVAAKMSDQWSPSSKEVPVLKIGDQEAQLYQAAFSTFGGSMGVRPVRDDEESWYDQIKGNFMFPAADAFASPPTATEGAQYPKPRPLRSVTLAGKETFYLSSEESVGSSNGELSSWSEIFAGVLRDLGIDPEEKKKKPVKKKKKVEPEVTSKGTGPSRATSAAVKGTLRLRQRDLDDYVIISDSYEGLSHAAKGKTGAGGSKSSGSAGSRNPEAGATPSFPEDEEVEEEDAGVRLIGRKRGRSEATTGVASAPTSAVIPVVGKTSKLRSLYRFSPEIKKKTPEKGVTFSEAGVKRPKITVKSTDTAAQDAAKAAEAQRKVEEDRKREEEKKRVAEEKRKKEEERKKVEEERKKKEEEERKQRAEQERLAEVARKQALEKELSAKKAMDQPLKPPGPEVTKPTNTGPVTTSKGSSRFSSSGASSGGAGGYNPNVIGAKDTVGDIYYKTYTEEERGDAPHQAPWSLKQKDTFVEFSPAREWFLNSFTPAEVHRQRAKPHEMLYRTYILGEANARAANHQIVREWRTMVRERADWEAYRERMLKRIAEFEKSKTAFGEERAKFEADKKAEEWGREGLQKKLHNVEEQLAKEKAEFKRICAQDNDRAYALRQKIVDLEAKVADLTSKVEEAQGERAAKQQMEVELTEAKVQLSNKDKDLHAKDVEIAELKRRLNEQIDRCESLEIDLEAEKVKAADAEEARAVSTAALNVAQTNYSETQGIVDTLVSEAEWMRTRGVVLVANSILNASELDRAVAALTDAARAVGHRGGYLECADHVEQMLGQEFDISHCSVTEHAGAALASAENSYDNLSLPIMELVVESLKKDDWCQRLKAVLDPPVTVELSDEEPAGDDGGDGDDDGNDDDGEDDGDDGDDRRDE, encoded by the exons atgcgatgggtatatatatccgaagagaagGTGAGAGATTCTCACTTCTCTTCGTTTCTTCTCCACCTTTTTTCTCAAaaactctttgaatcttcaaagtgttcttcgtttcttcaagatttcttcaaatcttcaaactttcttcaagCCTTTTTTCCAGATCCTCCTTCAAAGATGAGTGAAGAACATCAAGAGGCTCCTGTTAGTGAGGAAGGACCCGTTCCTGTCCTCAGATGGGATTTAGGGCTTTTTGAACAAATCGTTCGTAGTTTCCGattcccaccggagtgggatgcccggtatccggctcagggccaGACCGCGGCTGATGCACCACCCGGTTATATCACCCTTTATGAAGACTTTTTTCTTCAAGGGAATTTCCGACTGCCGGCGACCAATTTCCTGGGCAGTATTCTTTCTTACTATAACTTCCATATATCCCAGATgagcccacccgggatggtgagGGTGCGGCACTTCGAATTCCTGTGCCGGTCTCATGGCATTGAGCCATCGGTAGATAAGTTTCGTGCTTTCTACCAGTTGCAGAGAACGATGGGGTTCTTCTCATTTGCGAGCCGAGGTGCGGCGAAGAAGATTCTGCTGAATCCTCCTAAGAGTTTCCACGATTGGAAACCCAAGTTCTTTTTCATCAGGGAAGAAGTTTTGCCAATCGCTATGCCTTTTAGGGAATGGACTGAGGTCATATCCAAGGAAGATCTCCCGATCCCGAAGACTGCTCGGTGGTACCAGCAGCTAACCCCAACCCCTAACCGGGTGTTTGGGGAAAGTGTTTTGGTTGCTGCtaagatgagtgaccagtggtcacctaGCAGCAAGGAGGTTCCGGTCTTGAAGATCGGTGATCAAG AAGCGCAACTCTATCAAGCTGCCTTCTCCACGTTTGGTGGCTCCATGGGCGTTCGCCCAGTGCGCGATGATGAAGaaagctggtatgaccagattaaaGGAAACTTCATGTTTCCAGCTGCTGATGCTTTCGCTTCGCCGCCAACCgctactgaaggtgcgcaataccctaaacctcgtccattgcgctctgtgactctcgctgggaaagaaactttctatctttccagcgaggagtctgtaggTTCTTCCAACGGCGAGCTAAGCTCTTGGTCTgaaatctttgcaggtgtgttgcgcgacctggggattgaccccgaggagaagaagaaaaaaccggtgaagaagaagaaaaaggtggAGCCTGAGGTGACCAGTAAGGGCACCGGCCCTAGTCGCGCAACATCTGCTGCTGtcaaaggtactcttcgccttcgtcAACGTGATTTAGACGACTATGTGATAATCAGTGACTCATATGAAGGTTTATCACATGCAGCTAAGGGGAAAACTGGTGCTGGTGGGTCGAAGAGttctgggagcgcgggttctcgcaaCCCTGAAGCTGGCGCGACTCCGTCTTTCCCAGAGGATGAAGAAGTAGAAGAGGAAGATGCTGGTGTCCGGCTTATTGGGCGGAAGAGGGGTAGGAGCGAAGCCACGACTGGTGTGGCTTCCGCCCCTACATCTGCTGTGATTCCCGTTGTTGGGAAAACGAGCAAGCTGCGCTCGTTATACAGATTTTCTCCTG aaatcaagaagaagacccctgagaagggtGTCACGTTTAGTGAGGCCGGGGTAAAGAGGCCCAAGATTACCGTCAAGTCCACTGACACTGCGGCTCAGGATGCCGCGAAGGCTGCTGAGGCGCAGCGAAAGGTGGAGGAGGACCGGAAGAGAGAGGAGGAGAAGAAGAGAGTTGCGGaggagaagagaaagaaagaagaagagaggAAGAAGGTAGAAGAGGAGAGAAAGAaaaaggaggaggaggagaggaAGCAGAGGGCGGAGCAGGAGAGGTTGGCTGAAGTGGCGAGGAAGCAGGCCTTGGAGAAGGAGCTATCGGCGAAAAAGGCTATGGATCAGCCTCTTAAACCTCCAGGTCCTGAGGTCACCAAACCAACCAACACCGGTCCTGTTACTACTTCCAAGGGTTCCAGCCGCTTCTCCTCAAGCGGCGCGAGCTCTGGTGGAGCTGGGGGTTATAACCCCAATGTGATAGGTGCGAAGGACACCGTTGGGGATATTTACTACAAGACTTACACTGAAGAAGAGCGTGGGGACGCTCCTCATCAAGCCCCCTGGAGTTTAAAACAGAAAGATACTTTCGTCGAGTTCAGCCCTGCGCGCGAGTGGTTCCTGAACTCCTTTACACCTGCTGAAGTCCATCGGCAAAGGGCGAAACCTCACGAAATGTTGTATCGTACCTATATTCTTGGTGAGGCCAACGCTCGTGCTGCCAACCATCAAATAGTTCGCGAATGGCGAACGATGGTTAGGGAGCGCGCCGACTGGGAGGCTTATCGCGAGCGTATGCTGAAACGTATTGCTGAATTCGAAAAGTCGAAAACCGCGTTTGGTGAGGAGAgagccaagtttgaggctgacAAGAAGGCTGAAGAGTGGGGCCGCGAGGGGCTGCAGAAAAAACTCCACAATGTTGAggagcaactggccaaggagaaggccgagtttaAGCGTATATGCGCCCAAGACAACGATCGTGCTTATGCGCTACGACAGAAGATCGTTGATCTTGAGGCTAAAGTTGCGGACTTGACCTCAAAGGTGGAGGAAGCGCAGGGTGAAAGAgctgccaagcagcagatggag GTTGAGCTGACTGAAGCCAAGGTGCAATTGTCCAACAAGGACAAGGATCTCCACGCCAAGGACGTTGAGATTGCGGAACTCAAACGTCGCTTGAATGAGCAAATCGACAGATGCGAGTCTTTGGAGATTGACCTTGAGGCTGAGAAGGTCAAGGCTGCTGATgctgaggaggcgcgtgctgtCAGCACTGCTGCGCTTAATGTGGCCCAGACAAACTACTCCGAGACCCAAGGCATCGTTGATACGCTTGTCTCGGAGGCTGAATGGATGCGCACTCGAGGAGTAGTACTG gttgccaactccatctTGAATGCGAGCGAGCTAGACCGCGCCGTAGCGGCTCTGACAGATGCGGCGCGTGCGGTGGGTCATCGGGGAGGCTACCTGGAGTGTGCCGATCACGTTGAGCAGATGCTTGGGCAGGAATTTGACATAAGTCATTGCTCAGTGACGGAACATGCTGGTGCTGCATTGGCTAGTGCTGAAAACTCCTATGACAACCTTTCCTTGCCTAtcatggagttggttgttgaatcgttgaagaaagacgactggtgccAGCGTCTTAAGGCAGTCCTCGATCCACCGGTTACCGTCGAGTTGTCCGACGAAGAGCCAGCTGGTGATGATGGCggcgatggtgatgatgatggcaacgatgatgatggtgaggatgacggagatgatggtgatgatcgcCGCGAtgaatag
- the LOC110929609 gene encoding uncharacterized protein LOC110929609 isoform X3, with the protein MRWVYISEEKVRDSHFSSFLLHLFSQKLFESSKCSSFLQDFFKSSNFLQAFFPDPPSKMSEEHQEAPVSEEGPVPVLRWDLGLFEQIVRSFRFPPEWDARYPAQGQTAADAPPGYITLYEDFFLQGNFRLPATNFLGSILSYYNFHISQMSPPGMVRVRHFEFLCRSHGIEPSVDKFRAFYQLQRTMGFFSFASRGAAKKILLNPPKSFHDWKPKFFFIREEVLPIAMPFREWTEVISKEDLPIPKTARWYQQLTPTPNRVFGESVLVAAKMSDQWSPSSKEVPVLKIGDQEAQLYQAAFSTFGGSMGVRPVRDDEESWYDQIKGNFMFPAADAFASPPTATEGAQYPKPRPLRSVTLAGKETFYLSSEESVGSSNGELSSWSEIFAGVLRDLGIDPEEKKKKPVKKKKKVEPEVTSKGTGPSRATSAAVKAKGKTGAGGSKSSGSAGSRNPEAGATPSFPEDEEVEEEDAGVRLIGRKRGRSEATTGVASAPTSAVIPVVGKTSKLRSLYRFSPGKFFASLLNTFLFTQMLLLYFSEIKKKTPEKGVTFSEAGVKRPKITVKSTDTAAQDAAKAAEAQRKVEEDRKREEEKKRVAEEKRKKEEERKKVEEERKKKEEEERKQRAEQERLAEVARKQALEKELSAKKAMDQPLKPPGPEVTKPTNTGPVTTSKGSSRFSSSGASSGGAGGYNPNVIGAKDTVGDIYYKTYTEEERGDAPHQAPWSLKQKDTFVEFSPAREWFLNSFTPAEVHRQRAKPHEMLYRTYILGEANARAANHQIVREWRTMVRERADWEAYRERMLKRIAEFEKSKTAFGEERAKFEADKKAEEWGREGLQKKLHNVEEQLAKEKAEFKRICAQDNDRAYALRQKIVDLEAKVADLTSKVEEAQGERAAKQQMEVELTEAKVQLSNKDKDLHAKDVEIAELKRRLNEQIDRCESLEIDLEAEKVKAADAEEARAVSTAALNVAQTNYSETQGIVDTLVSEAEWMRTRGVVLVANSILNASELDRAVAALTDAARAVGHRGGYLECADHVEQMLGQEFDISHCSVTEHAGAALASAENSYDNLSLPIMELVVESLKKDDWCQRLKAVLDPPVTVELSDEEPAGDDGGDGDDDGNDDDGEDDGDDGDDRRDE; encoded by the exons atgcgatgggtatatatatccgaagagaagGTGAGAGATTCTCACTTCTCTTCGTTTCTTCTCCACCTTTTTTCTCAAaaactctttgaatcttcaaagtgttcttcgtttcttcaagatttcttcaaatcttcaaactttcttcaagCCTTTTTTCCAGATCCTCCTTCAAAGATGAGTGAAGAACATCAAGAGGCTCCTGTTAGTGAGGAAGGACCCGTTCCTGTCCTCAGATGGGATTTAGGGCTTTTTGAACAAATCGTTCGTAGTTTCCGattcccaccggagtgggatgcccggtatccggctcagggccaGACCGCGGCTGATGCACCACCCGGTTATATCACCCTTTATGAAGACTTTTTTCTTCAAGGGAATTTCCGACTGCCGGCGACCAATTTCCTGGGCAGTATTCTTTCTTACTATAACTTCCATATATCCCAGATgagcccacccgggatggtgagGGTGCGGCACTTCGAATTCCTGTGCCGGTCTCATGGCATTGAGCCATCGGTAGATAAGTTTCGTGCTTTCTACCAGTTGCAGAGAACGATGGGGTTCTTCTCATTTGCGAGCCGAGGTGCGGCGAAGAAGATTCTGCTGAATCCTCCTAAGAGTTTCCACGATTGGAAACCCAAGTTCTTTTTCATCAGGGAAGAAGTTTTGCCAATCGCTATGCCTTTTAGGGAATGGACTGAGGTCATATCCAAGGAAGATCTCCCGATCCCGAAGACTGCTCGGTGGTACCAGCAGCTAACCCCAACCCCTAACCGGGTGTTTGGGGAAAGTGTTTTGGTTGCTGCtaagatgagtgaccagtggtcacctaGCAGCAAGGAGGTTCCGGTCTTGAAGATCGGTGATCAAG AAGCGCAACTCTATCAAGCTGCCTTCTCCACGTTTGGTGGCTCCATGGGCGTTCGCCCAGTGCGCGATGATGAAGaaagctggtatgaccagattaaaGGAAACTTCATGTTTCCAGCTGCTGATGCTTTCGCTTCGCCGCCAACCgctactgaaggtgcgcaataccctaaacctcgtccattgcgctctgtgactctcgctgggaaagaaactttctatctttccagcgaggagtctgtaggTTCTTCCAACGGCGAGCTAAGCTCTTGGTCTgaaatctttgcaggtgtgttgcgcgacctggggattgaccccgaggagaagaagaaaaaaccggtgaagaagaagaaaaaggtggAGCCTGAGGTGACCAGTAAGGGCACCGGCCCTAGTCGCGCAACATCTGCTGCTGtcaaag CTAAGGGGAAAACTGGTGCTGGTGGGTCGAAGAGttctgggagcgcgggttctcgcaaCCCTGAAGCTGGCGCGACTCCGTCTTTCCCAGAGGATGAAGAAGTAGAAGAGGAAGATGCTGGTGTCCGGCTTATTGGGCGGAAGAGGGGTAGGAGCGAAGCCACGACTGGTGTGGCTTCCGCCCCTACATCTGCTGTGATTCCCGTTGTTGGGAAAACGAGCAAGCTGCGCTCGTTATACAGATTTTCTCCTGGTAAGTTCTTCGCTTCTCTTCTTAATACTTTTCTCTTTACTCAAATGCTTTTGCTTTATTTTTCAGaaatcaagaagaagacccctgagaagggtGTCACGTTTAGTGAGGCCGGGGTAAAGAGGCCCAAGATTACCGTCAAGTCCACTGACACTGCGGCTCAGGATGCCGCGAAGGCTGCTGAGGCGCAGCGAAAGGTGGAGGAGGACCGGAAGAGAGAGGAGGAGAAGAAGAGAGTTGCGGaggagaagagaaagaaagaagaagagaggAAGAAGGTAGAAGAGGAGAGAAAGAaaaaggaggaggaggagaggaAGCAGAGGGCGGAGCAGGAGAGGTTGGCTGAAGTGGCGAGGAAGCAGGCCTTGGAGAAGGAGCTATCGGCGAAAAAGGCTATGGATCAGCCTCTTAAACCTCCAGGTCCTGAGGTCACCAAACCAACCAACACCGGTCCTGTTACTACTTCCAAGGGTTCCAGCCGCTTCTCCTCAAGCGGCGCGAGCTCTGGTGGAGCTGGGGGTTATAACCCCAATGTGATAGGTGCGAAGGACACCGTTGGGGATATTTACTACAAGACTTACACTGAAGAAGAGCGTGGGGACGCTCCTCATCAAGCCCCCTGGAGTTTAAAACAGAAAGATACTTTCGTCGAGTTCAGCCCTGCGCGCGAGTGGTTCCTGAACTCCTTTACACCTGCTGAAGTCCATCGGCAAAGGGCGAAACCTCACGAAATGTTGTATCGTACCTATATTCTTGGTGAGGCCAACGCTCGTGCTGCCAACCATCAAATAGTTCGCGAATGGCGAACGATGGTTAGGGAGCGCGCCGACTGGGAGGCTTATCGCGAGCGTATGCTGAAACGTATTGCTGAATTCGAAAAGTCGAAAACCGCGTTTGGTGAGGAGAgagccaagtttgaggctgacAAGAAGGCTGAAGAGTGGGGCCGCGAGGGGCTGCAGAAAAAACTCCACAATGTTGAggagcaactggccaaggagaaggccgagtttaAGCGTATATGCGCCCAAGACAACGATCGTGCTTATGCGCTACGACAGAAGATCGTTGATCTTGAGGCTAAAGTTGCGGACTTGACCTCAAAGGTGGAGGAAGCGCAGGGTGAAAGAgctgccaagcagcagatggag GTTGAGCTGACTGAAGCCAAGGTGCAATTGTCCAACAAGGACAAGGATCTCCACGCCAAGGACGTTGAGATTGCGGAACTCAAACGTCGCTTGAATGAGCAAATCGACAGATGCGAGTCTTTGGAGATTGACCTTGAGGCTGAGAAGGTCAAGGCTGCTGATgctgaggaggcgcgtgctgtCAGCACTGCTGCGCTTAATGTGGCCCAGACAAACTACTCCGAGACCCAAGGCATCGTTGATACGCTTGTCTCGGAGGCTGAATGGATGCGCACTCGAGGAGTAGTACTG gttgccaactccatctTGAATGCGAGCGAGCTAGACCGCGCCGTAGCGGCTCTGACAGATGCGGCGCGTGCGGTGGGTCATCGGGGAGGCTACCTGGAGTGTGCCGATCACGTTGAGCAGATGCTTGGGCAGGAATTTGACATAAGTCATTGCTCAGTGACGGAACATGCTGGTGCTGCATTGGCTAGTGCTGAAAACTCCTATGACAACCTTTCCTTGCCTAtcatggagttggttgttgaatcgttgaagaaagacgactggtgccAGCGTCTTAAGGCAGTCCTCGATCCACCGGTTACCGTCGAGTTGTCCGACGAAGAGCCAGCTGGTGATGATGGCggcgatggtgatgatgatggcaacgatgatgatggtgaggatgacggagatgatggtgatgatcgcCGCGAtgaatag
- the LOC110929609 gene encoding uncharacterized protein LOC110929609 isoform X1: MRWVYISEEKVRDSHFSSFLLHLFSQKLFESSKCSSFLQDFFKSSNFLQAFFPDPPSKMSEEHQEAPVSEEGPVPVLRWDLGLFEQIVRSFRFPPEWDARYPAQGQTAADAPPGYITLYEDFFLQGNFRLPATNFLGSILSYYNFHISQMSPPGMVRVRHFEFLCRSHGIEPSVDKFRAFYQLQRTMGFFSFASRGAAKKILLNPPKSFHDWKPKFFFIREEVLPIAMPFREWTEVISKEDLPIPKTARWYQQLTPTPNRVFGESVLVAAKMSDQWSPSSKEVPVLKIGDQEAQLYQAAFSTFGGSMGVRPVRDDEESWYDQIKGNFMFPAADAFASPPTATEGAQYPKPRPLRSVTLAGKETFYLSSEESVGSSNGELSSWSEIFAGVLRDLGIDPEEKKKKPVKKKKKVEPEVTSKGTGPSRATSAAVKGTLRLRQRDLDDYVIISDSYEGLSHAAKGKTGAGGSKSSGSAGSRNPEAGATPSFPEDEEVEEEDAGVRLIGRKRGRSEATTGVASAPTSAVIPVVGKTSKLRSLYRFSPGKFFASLLNTFLFTQMLLLYFSEIKKKTPEKGVTFSEAGVKRPKITVKSTDTAAQDAAKAAEAQRKVEEDRKREEEKKRVAEEKRKKEEERKKVEEERKKKEEEERKQRAEQERLAEVARKQALEKELSAKKAMDQPLKPPGPEVTKPTNTGPVTTSKGSSRFSSSGASSGGAGGYNPNVIGAKDTVGDIYYKTYTEEERGDAPHQAPWSLKQKDTFVEFSPAREWFLNSFTPAEVHRQRAKPHEMLYRTYILGEANARAANHQIVREWRTMVRERADWEAYRERMLKRIAEFEKSKTAFGEERAKFEADKKAEEWGREGLQKKLHNVEEQLAKEKAEFKRICAQDNDRAYALRQKIVDLEAKVADLTSKVEEAQGERAAKQQMEVELTEAKVQLSNKDKDLHAKDVEIAELKRRLNEQIDRCESLEIDLEAEKVKAADAEEARAVSTAALNVAQTNYSETQGIVDTLVSEAEWMRTRGVVLVANSILNASELDRAVAALTDAARAVGHRGGYLECADHVEQMLGQEFDISHCSVTEHAGAALASAENSYDNLSLPIMELVVESLKKDDWCQRLKAVLDPPVTVELSDEEPAGDDGGDGDDDGNDDDGEDDGDDGDDRRDE, translated from the exons atgcgatgggtatatatatccgaagagaagGTGAGAGATTCTCACTTCTCTTCGTTTCTTCTCCACCTTTTTTCTCAAaaactctttgaatcttcaaagtgttcttcgtttcttcaagatttcttcaaatcttcaaactttcttcaagCCTTTTTTCCAGATCCTCCTTCAAAGATGAGTGAAGAACATCAAGAGGCTCCTGTTAGTGAGGAAGGACCCGTTCCTGTCCTCAGATGGGATTTAGGGCTTTTTGAACAAATCGTTCGTAGTTTCCGattcccaccggagtgggatgcccggtatccggctcagggccaGACCGCGGCTGATGCACCACCCGGTTATATCACCCTTTATGAAGACTTTTTTCTTCAAGGGAATTTCCGACTGCCGGCGACCAATTTCCTGGGCAGTATTCTTTCTTACTATAACTTCCATATATCCCAGATgagcccacccgggatggtgagGGTGCGGCACTTCGAATTCCTGTGCCGGTCTCATGGCATTGAGCCATCGGTAGATAAGTTTCGTGCTTTCTACCAGTTGCAGAGAACGATGGGGTTCTTCTCATTTGCGAGCCGAGGTGCGGCGAAGAAGATTCTGCTGAATCCTCCTAAGAGTTTCCACGATTGGAAACCCAAGTTCTTTTTCATCAGGGAAGAAGTTTTGCCAATCGCTATGCCTTTTAGGGAATGGACTGAGGTCATATCCAAGGAAGATCTCCCGATCCCGAAGACTGCTCGGTGGTACCAGCAGCTAACCCCAACCCCTAACCGGGTGTTTGGGGAAAGTGTTTTGGTTGCTGCtaagatgagtgaccagtggtcacctaGCAGCAAGGAGGTTCCGGTCTTGAAGATCGGTGATCAAG AAGCGCAACTCTATCAAGCTGCCTTCTCCACGTTTGGTGGCTCCATGGGCGTTCGCCCAGTGCGCGATGATGAAGaaagctggtatgaccagattaaaGGAAACTTCATGTTTCCAGCTGCTGATGCTTTCGCTTCGCCGCCAACCgctactgaaggtgcgcaataccctaaacctcgtccattgcgctctgtgactctcgctgggaaagaaactttctatctttccagcgaggagtctgtaggTTCTTCCAACGGCGAGCTAAGCTCTTGGTCTgaaatctttgcaggtgtgttgcgcgacctggggattgaccccgaggagaagaagaaaaaaccggtgaagaagaagaaaaaggtggAGCCTGAGGTGACCAGTAAGGGCACCGGCCCTAGTCGCGCAACATCTGCTGCTGtcaaaggtactcttcgccttcgtcAACGTGATTTAGACGACTATGTGATAATCAGTGACTCATATGAAGGTTTATCACATGCAGCTAAGGGGAAAACTGGTGCTGGTGGGTCGAAGAGttctgggagcgcgggttctcgcaaCCCTGAAGCTGGCGCGACTCCGTCTTTCCCAGAGGATGAAGAAGTAGAAGAGGAAGATGCTGGTGTCCGGCTTATTGGGCGGAAGAGGGGTAGGAGCGAAGCCACGACTGGTGTGGCTTCCGCCCCTACATCTGCTGTGATTCCCGTTGTTGGGAAAACGAGCAAGCTGCGCTCGTTATACAGATTTTCTCCTGGTAAGTTCTTCGCTTCTCTTCTTAATACTTTTCTCTTTACTCAAATGCTTTTGCTTTATTTTTCAGaaatcaagaagaagacccctgagaagggtGTCACGTTTAGTGAGGCCGGGGTAAAGAGGCCCAAGATTACCGTCAAGTCCACTGACACTGCGGCTCAGGATGCCGCGAAGGCTGCTGAGGCGCAGCGAAAGGTGGAGGAGGACCGGAAGAGAGAGGAGGAGAAGAAGAGAGTTGCGGaggagaagagaaagaaagaagaagagaggAAGAAGGTAGAAGAGGAGAGAAAGAaaaaggaggaggaggagaggaAGCAGAGGGCGGAGCAGGAGAGGTTGGCTGAAGTGGCGAGGAAGCAGGCCTTGGAGAAGGAGCTATCGGCGAAAAAGGCTATGGATCAGCCTCTTAAACCTCCAGGTCCTGAGGTCACCAAACCAACCAACACCGGTCCTGTTACTACTTCCAAGGGTTCCAGCCGCTTCTCCTCAAGCGGCGCGAGCTCTGGTGGAGCTGGGGGTTATAACCCCAATGTGATAGGTGCGAAGGACACCGTTGGGGATATTTACTACAAGACTTACACTGAAGAAGAGCGTGGGGACGCTCCTCATCAAGCCCCCTGGAGTTTAAAACAGAAAGATACTTTCGTCGAGTTCAGCCCTGCGCGCGAGTGGTTCCTGAACTCCTTTACACCTGCTGAAGTCCATCGGCAAAGGGCGAAACCTCACGAAATGTTGTATCGTACCTATATTCTTGGTGAGGCCAACGCTCGTGCTGCCAACCATCAAATAGTTCGCGAATGGCGAACGATGGTTAGGGAGCGCGCCGACTGGGAGGCTTATCGCGAGCGTATGCTGAAACGTATTGCTGAATTCGAAAAGTCGAAAACCGCGTTTGGTGAGGAGAgagccaagtttgaggctgacAAGAAGGCTGAAGAGTGGGGCCGCGAGGGGCTGCAGAAAAAACTCCACAATGTTGAggagcaactggccaaggagaaggccgagtttaAGCGTATATGCGCCCAAGACAACGATCGTGCTTATGCGCTACGACAGAAGATCGTTGATCTTGAGGCTAAAGTTGCGGACTTGACCTCAAAGGTGGAGGAAGCGCAGGGTGAAAGAgctgccaagcagcagatggag GTTGAGCTGACTGAAGCCAAGGTGCAATTGTCCAACAAGGACAAGGATCTCCACGCCAAGGACGTTGAGATTGCGGAACTCAAACGTCGCTTGAATGAGCAAATCGACAGATGCGAGTCTTTGGAGATTGACCTTGAGGCTGAGAAGGTCAAGGCTGCTGATgctgaggaggcgcgtgctgtCAGCACTGCTGCGCTTAATGTGGCCCAGACAAACTACTCCGAGACCCAAGGCATCGTTGATACGCTTGTCTCGGAGGCTGAATGGATGCGCACTCGAGGAGTAGTACTG gttgccaactccatctTGAATGCGAGCGAGCTAGACCGCGCCGTAGCGGCTCTGACAGATGCGGCGCGTGCGGTGGGTCATCGGGGAGGCTACCTGGAGTGTGCCGATCACGTTGAGCAGATGCTTGGGCAGGAATTTGACATAAGTCATTGCTCAGTGACGGAACATGCTGGTGCTGCATTGGCTAGTGCTGAAAACTCCTATGACAACCTTTCCTTGCCTAtcatggagttggttgttgaatcgttgaagaaagacgactggtgccAGCGTCTTAAGGCAGTCCTCGATCCACCGGTTACCGTCGAGTTGTCCGACGAAGAGCCAGCTGGTGATGATGGCggcgatggtgatgatgatggcaacgatgatgatggtgaggatgacggagatgatggtgatgatcgcCGCGAtgaatag